The DNA window CACTTCCAGCGGTGTGACGCCGATGAAAACGCCGTCAACCTCTATGTCACACCCGGAGGGGTTGGACTCCACAAGCACGGACACCTTCCTTATCATGTATGGCGTTGGCGCCAGAGTGGCGGCCGCTTCGCCTTCCTTGGGCCTGGTCTTCAGGTTGACGGTGGACTCGGCCCCTCCACCGCTGGCAACCTCCGCAGTTTCCGGCTTTGCCGGAGCGGGCTCCGCCTTTTTGGCCTCTTCAGCTTTCGGGGCTGATTTTTTTGTCTTGCTCTTTTTTGTGCTCTTCTTTGCCGTGGCCGGTTTCGCGGCTTCCGCCTTTGCTTGCTTGGCGGGCTCCTTCTCAACCTTGGCCTGCGCCCCTTCTTCCGCCGCTTTTTCCTCGGCGTACACCGGCAGGGTGACACAAAGCAACAAGGCCAAACATACCGCCGCTAACCGGATCATGGTTCTTCTCCCGCGCTTTAATTTAGAAGGGCGACTCGCCCGTTAACAGTTTTTCCAGTTCCTTGGTCATCTTCAGGTTGTACGAGCATGA is part of the Nitrospinota bacterium genome and encodes:
- a CDS encoding PEGA domain-containing protein; its protein translation is MIRLAAVCLALLLCVTLPVYAEEKAAEEGAQAKVEKEPAKQAKAEAAKPATAKKSTKKSKTKKSAPKAEEAKKAEPAPAKPETAEVASGGGAESTVNLKTRPKEGEAAATLAPTPYMIRKVSVLVESNPSGCDIEVDGVFIGVTPLEVTLKEGVHGVKISREGFLPWEKAVKAYSGLYINPSLVQESTKKRDVTESVKVK